The following proteins come from a genomic window of Labeo rohita strain BAU-BD-2019 chromosome 25, IGBB_LRoh.1.0, whole genome shotgun sequence:
- the LOC127156593 gene encoding histone H3, whose amino-acid sequence MARTKQTARKSTGGKAPRKQLATKAARKSAPATGGVKKPHRYRPGTVALREIRRYQKSTELLIRKLPFQRLVREIAQDFKTDLRFQSSAVMALQEASEAYLVGLFEDTNLCAIHAKRVTIMPKDIQLARRIRGERA is encoded by the coding sequence ATGGCAAGAACCAAACAAACCGCCCGTAAATCCACCGGTGGCAAAGCCCCGAGGAAGCAGCTCGCCACCAAAGCCGCCCGTAAGAGCGCTCCAGCCACCGGCGGGGTCAAGAAGCCTCATCGTTACAGGCCGGGTACTGTGGCTCTGCGAGAGATCCGTCGCTACCAGAAATCCACCGAGCTGCTGATTCGCAAGCTGCCCTTCCAGCGTCTGGTCCGAGAAATCGCTCAAGATTTCAAGACTGATTTGCGCTTCCAGAGCTCCGCGGTCATGGCCCTGCAGGAGGCCAGCGAGGCTTACTTGGTCGGCCTGTTTGAGGACACCAACTTGTGCGCCATCCATGCCAAGAGAGTGACCATCATGCCCAAAGATATTCAGCTGGCCCGCCGCATTCGTGGAGAGCGCGCTTAA